The proteins below come from a single Fusobacterium nucleatum genomic window:
- the radB gene encoding RadB family lipoprotein gives MKKGIFAMFILVASVAMVACTNANATNEGAAGEKDAFKVLEKRREYYKEQDKVRAKMEAEMETSTMTEEMPMMTPEEDTKAQEEAMKEAAKAKEEADKEALKILEKKRKN, from the coding sequence ATGAAAAAAGGAATTTTTGCAATGTTTATTTTAGTAGCTTCTGTAGCTATGGTAGCTTGTACCAATGCAAATGCAACAAATGAAGGTGCAGCAGGAGAAAAGGATGCTTTTAAGGTATTAGAAAAAAGAAGAGAGTATTATAAGGAACAAGATAAGGTAAGAGCTAAAATGGAAGCAGAAATGGAAACATCAACAATGACTGAAGAAATGCCAATGATGACACCAGAAGAAGATACAAAAGCTCAAGAAGAAGCTATGAAAGAAGCAGCAAAAGCAAAGGAAGAAGCTGATAAAGAGGCTTTAAAAATATTAGAAAAGAAGAGAAAAAACTAA
- a CDS encoding DMT family transporter, translated as MRKDYFTRFFYIILMGFGFPIMRFMSIHFETVNNNAVRFLSGGFLFILICIFKFHEELKKILLEPKIILKLLLLGIFMSGNMYFFINGLKYTSALAGSIFGILAMPLAIIMAAIFFKDERSKIRQKKFYIGSILAFIGSLLFVLYGNKVGESLDFFKGTLFLGTAIFIQSIQNLLVKNVAKKLHTIVISASIATLSGIIYLIFSIHTGKIIQLKEVGEGMLIGLSLAGIYGMLTGMLMAFYIVQKQGVVVFNIIQLLIPVSTAIVGYFTLGETINFYQGIGAIIVIFGCIVALKI; from the coding sequence ATGAGAAAAGATTATTTTACTAGATTTTTTTATATCATTCTTATGGGATTTGGATTTCCTATTATGAGATTTATGAGTATTCATTTTGAGACAGTAAATAATAATGCAGTGAGGTTTTTATCTGGTGGTTTTTTATTTATTTTAATATGTATTTTTAAATTTCATGAAGAACTTAAAAAAATTTTATTAGAACCTAAAATTATTTTAAAGTTATTATTACTTGGAATTTTTATGAGTGGAAATATGTATTTTTTTATCAATGGATTAAAATATACTTCTGCATTAGCAGGGAGTATATTTGGAATTTTAGCAATGCCATTAGCAATAATAATGGCAGCTATTTTTTTTAAAGATGAAAGAAGTAAAATAAGGCAAAAAAAATTCTATATAGGAAGTATTTTAGCATTCATTGGTTCTTTACTCTTTGTACTCTATGGGAATAAAGTGGGAGAAAGTTTAGATTTTTTTAAAGGAACTTTATTTTTAGGAACAGCCATTTTTATTCAATCTATTCAAAATTTACTAGTAAAAAATGTTGCTAAAAAATTACACACTATTGTTATTAGTGCTTCAATAGCTACTTTATCAGGAATCATATATTTAATATTTTCTATACACACTGGAAAAATCATTCAATTAAAAGAAGTTGGAGAAGGAATGCTAATAGGATTAAGTTTAGCAGGTATTTATGGAATGCTTACAGGAATGTTAATGGCATTTTATATAGTTCAAAAACAAGGAGTAGTAGTTTTTAATATAATTCAATTATTAATACCTGTTTCAACTGCTATTGTGGGGTATTTTACATTAGGTGAAACAATTAATTTTTATCAAGGAATAGGAGCTATTATAGTTATTTTTGGTTGTATTGTTGCTTTAAAAATATAG
- a CDS encoding N-acetylmannosamine-6-phosphate 2-epimerase yields MNKILESIRGKLIVSCQALEDEPLHSSFIMGRMAYAAYSGGAAGIRANTVDDIKEIKKNVSLPIIGIIKKVYNNSDVYITPTIKEVEDLINEGVQIIAIDATKRERPDRKDLKDFIAEIKEKYPNQLFMADISSVDEALYAEKIGFDIVGTTLVGYTDYTKNYKALEELEKVVKVVKIPVIAEGNIDTPLKAKKALEIGAFAVVVGGAITRPQQITKKFVDEMK; encoded by the coding sequence ATGAATAAAATTTTAGAAAGTATAAGAGGAAAATTAATAGTTTCTTGTCAGGCTTTAGAAGATGAACCTCTGCATAGTTCTTTTATAATGGGAAGAATGGCTTATGCAGCTTATTCAGGTGGAGCTGCTGGTATTCGTGCAAACACTGTTGATGATATAAAAGAAATTAAAAAAAATGTATCACTCCCAATAATTGGAATTATAAAAAAAGTTTATAACAATTCTGATGTATATATTACCCCAACAATAAAAGAAGTTGAAGATTTAATAAATGAAGGTGTACAAATAATAGCTATTGATGCAACAAAAAGAGAAAGACCTGATAGAAAAGATTTAAAAGATTTTATAGCTGAAATTAAAGAAAAATACCCTAATCAACTTTTTATGGCAGATATATCATCAGTTGATGAGGCTCTGTATGCTGAAAAAATTGGATTTGATATAGTTGGGACAACTCTTGTTGGCTATACTGATTATACAAAAAATTATAAAGCATTGGAAGAACTTGAAAAAGTTGTTAAGGTTGTAAAAATTCCAGTGATAGCTGAAGGAAATATTGATACTCCTTTAAAAGCAAAAAAAGCTCTTGAAATAGGTGCTTTTGCAGTTGTAGTTGGTGGAGCAATAACTAGACCTCAACAAATAACTAAAAAGTTTGTAGATGAAATGAAGTAG
- a CDS encoding N-acetylneuraminate lyase has translation MKGIYSALMVPYNEDGSINEKGLREIIRYNIDKMKVDGLYVGGSTGENFMISTEEKKKVFEITIDEAKDTVNLIAQVGSTNLYEAVDLAKYVTNLGYKCLSAVTPFYYKFDFSEIKDYYETIVRETGNYMIIYSIPFLTGVNISLSQFAELFKNEKIIGVKFTAGDFYLLERVRKAFPDKLIFAGFDEMLLPATVLGVDGAIGSTYNINGIRAKQIFELAKNSKIDEALKIQHITNDLIEGILSNGLYQTIKEILKLEGVDAGYCRKPMKKISQEQVEFAKELHKKFLKN, from the coding sequence ATGAAAGGGATATATTCAGCATTGATGGTTCCATACAATGAAGATGGAAGTATTAATGAAAAAGGATTAAGAGAAATTATAAGATATAACATTGATAAAATGAAAGTTGATGGATTATATGTAGGTGGAAGCACAGGAGAAAACTTTATGATTTCTACTGAGGAAAAGAAAAAAGTTTTTGAAATTACAATAGATGAAGCAAAAGATACTGTAAATCTTATTGCTCAAGTAGGTAGTACAAACCTATATGAAGCTGTGGACTTAGCAAAATATGTTACAAATTTAGGTTATAAATGCCTATCTGCTGTAACACCATTTTATTATAAATTTGATTTCTCTGAAATCAAAGATTATTATGAAACAATAGTAAGAGAAACAGGAAATTATATGATAATATATTCTATTCCATTTTTAACAGGTGTTAATATAAGTCTTTCTCAATTTGCTGAATTGTTTAAAAATGAAAAAATCATAGGTGTCAAATTTACAGCTGGTGATTTTTATCTTTTAGAAAGAGTTAGAAAAGCTTTCCCAGACAAATTAATATTTGCTGGTTTTGATGAAATGCTATTACCAGCTACTGTTCTTGGTGTAGATGGTGCAATAGGAAGTACCTATAATATAAATGGAATAAGAGCTAAACAAATATTTGAACTAGCAAAAAATTCTAAAATAGATGAGGCTTTAAAAATTCAACATATAACTAATGATTTGATAGAAGGAATTTTATCAAATGGTCTATATCAAACAATAAAAGAAATCTTAAAACTTGAAGGAGTAGATGCTGGTTATTGTAGAAAACCTATGAAAAAAATCAGTCAAGAACAAGTTGAATTTGCAAAAGAACTTCATAAAAAATTTTTAAAAAATTAA
- a CDS encoding ROK family protein, translated as MNILAIDIGGTMIKYGLVSSDGEILSTDKIETEAEKGLENILNKIDNIFKKYKENNPVGIAVSGTGQINGMIGKVIGGNPIIPNWIGTNLVKILEEKYNLPAVLENDVNCVALGEKWIGAGKNLKNFICLTIGTGIGGGIILNNQLFRGENFVAGEFGHILIKKGEFEQFASTTALIRLVKERTRKTLNGKEIFDLEKKEIVEYQEVISEWIENLTDGLSSIVYCFNPANIILGGGVIGQGEALINRIKNSLFKKIGLQFKEKLNIIQAKLGNNAGMIGASYLLLEKINKR; from the coding sequence ATGAATATTTTAGCAATAGATATTGGTGGAACAATGATAAAATATGGTTTAGTTTCTTCTGATGGAGAAATTTTGTCAACTGATAAAATAGAAACTGAAGCAGAAAAAGGCTTAGAAAATATTTTAAATAAAATAGATAATATTTTTAAAAAATATAAAGAGAATAATCCAGTTGGGATAGCTGTATCTGGAACAGGTCAAATAAATGGTATGATAGGAAAAGTAATAGGAGGTAATCCTATTATACCAAACTGGATAGGTACAAATCTTGTTAAAATATTAGAAGAAAAATATAATTTACCTGCTGTTTTAGAAAATGATGTGAACTGTGTTGCTCTTGGAGAAAAATGGATAGGAGCCGGAAAAAATTTAAAAAATTTTATCTGTCTTACAATAGGAACAGGTATAGGTGGAGGAATTATTCTAAATAATCAGCTTTTTAGAGGAGAAAATTTTGTAGCAGGAGAATTCGGACATATATTAATAAAAAAAGGTGAATTTGAACAGTTTGCTTCTACAACAGCATTAATTAGACTAGTAAAAGAAAGAACTAGAAAGACATTAAACGGAAAAGAAATTTTTGATTTAGAAAAAAAAGAAATAGTAGAATATCAGGAAGTTATTTCTGAGTGGATTGAAAATTTAACCGATGGGCTTTCAAGTATAGTCTATTGTTTTAACCCAGCAAATATAATACTAGGAGGAGGAGTTATAGGACAAGGAGAAGCTCTTATAAATAGAATAAAAAACAGTTTATTTAAAAAGATAGGACTTCAATTTAAAGAAAAGTTGAATATAATTCAAGCAAAATTAGGAAATAATGCTGGAATGATAGGAGCAAGCTATTTGCTTTTAGAAAAAATTAATAAAAGATAA
- a CDS encoding TRAP transporter large permease subunit yields MKVFNKLEEWLGGSLFIAMFVVLVMQIFARQIFNSPLIWSEELSRLIFVYVGLLGVSMGIRSQQHIMIDFLYAKFPKSMQKIVFTIIQILILACLIFFLYFGYDLFIKKEEIEIVSLGISMKWMYLALPLITLLMLVRFYQAYLENYAQDKVYIKPIFILALIVLLVLIAFIKPELFKVLKLSNYFDLGEMTIYYVLIAWLVMIFFGVPVGWSLLVACILYFALTRWKVVYFAADKLVYSLDSFSLLSVPFFILTGILMNGSGITERIFNFAKATLGHYIGGMGHVNVAASLIFSGMSGSAIADAGGLGQLEIKAMRDEGYDDDICGGLTAASCIIGPLVPPSISMIIYGVIANQSIAKLFLAGFVPGFLTTIALMIMNYFVCKKRGYKKAAKASLKERWIAFKKSFWALLTPILIIGGIFSGIFTPTEAAVIATFYSIILGGFIYKELTIKSFFKHCVEAVAISGVTVLMIMTVTFFGDIIAREQVAMRVAEIFIKYATSPMMVLIMINLLLLFLGMFIDALALQFLILPMLIPIAEQVGIDLVFFGVMTTLNMMIGILTPPMGMALFVVAQVGKMSVSTVTKGVLPFLLPIFITLIVITVFPQIVLFLPNLIMGG; encoded by the coding sequence ATGAAAGTATTTAATAAATTGGAAGAGTGGCTAGGGGGAAGCTTGTTTATTGCAATGTTTGTTGTCCTTGTTATGCAAATATTTGCTAGACAAATTTTTAATAGTCCTCTTATTTGGAGTGAAGAGCTATCAAGATTAATATTTGTTTATGTTGGTTTGCTTGGAGTCAGTATGGGAATAAGAAGTCAACAACATATAATGATAGATTTTTTGTATGCAAAATTTCCAAAGTCTATGCAAAAGATTGTTTTCACAATTATACAAATTTTAATTTTAGCTTGTTTAATATTCTTTTTATATTTTGGTTATGATTTATTCATAAAAAAAGAAGAAATAGAAATAGTTTCATTGGGAATTTCAATGAAATGGATGTATTTAGCTTTACCACTTATCACTTTATTGATGTTAGTCAGATTTTACCAAGCATATTTAGAAAATTATGCTCAAGATAAAGTATATATTAAACCTATTTTTATATTAGCTTTAATTGTACTTTTAGTACTTATAGCATTTATAAAACCAGAATTATTTAAAGTTTTAAAATTATCTAATTATTTTGATCTTGGTGAAATGACTATATATTATGTACTAATAGCTTGGTTAGTGATGATATTTTTTGGAGTTCCTGTTGGCTGGTCCTTACTTGTAGCTTGTATTTTATATTTTGCTCTTACTAGATGGAAGGTTGTATATTTTGCAGCTGATAAATTAGTCTATAGTTTGGATAGTTTTAGTCTTTTAAGTGTACCATTCTTCATACTTACTGGAATTTTGATGAATGGTTCAGGAATAACAGAGAGAATATTTAATTTTGCTAAGGCTACATTAGGACATTATATAGGAGGAATGGGGCATGTTAATGTTGCTGCAAGTTTAATATTTTCTGGAATGTCTGGTTCAGCTATTGCTGATGCAGGTGGTTTAGGGCAACTTGAAATAAAAGCAATGAGAGATGAAGGTTATGATGATGATATTTGTGGAGGATTAACAGCTGCCTCTTGTATTATAGGACCATTAGTTCCTCCTAGCATAAGTATGATTATATATGGAGTTATAGCAAACCAATCAATAGCAAAATTATTTTTAGCTGGTTTTGTCCCTGGTTTCTTAACTACTATTGCACTTATGATAATGAACTACTTTGTATGTAAAAAAAGAGGTTATAAAAAAGCTGCTAAGGCAAGTCTTAAAGAGAGATGGATAGCATTTAAAAAATCATTTTGGGCATTATTAACTCCTATCTTAATAATTGGTGGTATATTTTCTGGAATATTTACTCCTACTGAAGCTGCTGTTATAGCAACATTTTATTCTATAATTTTAGGAGGATTTATTTATAAAGAATTAACTATAAAATCATTTTTTAAACATTGTGTTGAAGCCGTTGCAATAAGTGGAGTCACTGTACTTATGATAATGACAGTAACTTTCTTTGGTGATATTATTGCAAGAGAACAAGTTGCTATGAGAGTTGCAGAAATATTTATTAAATATGCAACATCTCCTATGATGGTTCTTATTATGATAAACTTATTACTTTTATTCTTAGGAATGTTTATAGATGCTTTAGCCTTACAATTTTTAATATTACCAATGTTAATTCCTATTGCAGAACAAGTTGGAATTGATTTAGTATTTTTTGGAGTTATGACAACATTAAATATGATGATTGGAATACTAACTCCTCCAATGGGAATGGCTCTCTTTGTAGTTGCTCAAGTTGGAAAAATGAGTGTAAGTACAGTAACAAAAGGTGTTTTACCATTCTTATTACCAATATTTATAACTTTAATAGTTATAACTGTATTCCCACAAATCGTTTTATTCCTACCTAATTTGATAATGGGAGGCTAA
- a CDS encoding sialic acid TRAP transporter substrate-binding protein SiaP, translated as MKKTSLLKAVILFGVMTTSAFAAKYNLKMGMTAGTSQNEYKAAEVFAKELKKRSNGEIELKLYPNAQLGKDDLAMMQQLEGGALDFTFAETGRFSTFFPEAEVYTLPYMIKDFNHMKKAVNTKFGKDLFKKVHDKKGMTVLAQAYNGTRQTTSNKAIKSLADMKGMKLRVPGAAANLAYAKYTGAAPTPMAFSEVYLALQTNAVDGQENPLSTIKAQKFYEVQKYLAMTNHILNDQLYLVSNITMEELPENLQKVVKESAEVAAEYHTKLFMDEEKSLKDFFKSKGVTITEPNLADFKKAMKPFYDEYTKKNGKVGEDAIKAIEAVR; from the coding sequence ATGAAAAAAACTAGTTTATTAAAGGCAGTAATTTTATTTGGTGTTATGACAACTTCTGCTTTTGCAGCAAAGTATAATTTAAAAATGGGAATGACAGCTGGAACTTCTCAAAATGAATACAAAGCAGCAGAAGTATTTGCAAAAGAATTAAAAAAGAGATCTAATGGAGAAATTGAATTAAAATTATATCCAAATGCTCAATTAGGAAAAGATGACCTTGCTATGATGCAACAGCTAGAAGGAGGAGCTTTAGATTTTACTTTTGCTGAAACTGGAAGATTTTCAACATTTTTCCCAGAAGCAGAAGTTTACACTTTACCTTATATGATTAAAGATTTCAATCATATGAAAAAAGCTGTAAACACTAAATTTGGTAAAGATTTATTTAAAAAAGTACATGATAAAAAAGGAATGACTGTTTTAGCACAAGCATATAATGGTACTAGACAAACAACTTCTAATAAGGCAATAAAATCTTTGGCTGATATGAAAGGAATGAAATTAAGGGTTCCAGGAGCAGCAGCAAACTTAGCATATGCTAAATATACAGGAGCAGCTCCTACGCCTATGGCTTTTTCAGAAGTTTATCTTGCATTACAAACTAATGCAGTTGATGGTCAAGAAAATCCTTTATCAACAATAAAAGCCCAAAAATTTTATGAAGTGCAAAAATATTTGGCTATGACTAATCATATATTAAATGACCAATTATATCTTGTAAGTAATATTACTATGGAAGAATTACCAGAAAATCTTCAAAAAGTTGTAAAAGAATCAGCTGAAGTTGCTGCAGAATATCATACAAAACTATTTATGGATGAAGAAAAATCACTTAAAGATTTCTTCAAAAGTAAGGGAGTTACTATAACTGAACCAAATTTGGCAGACTTTAAAAAAGCTATGAAACCATTTTATGATGAATATACAAAGAAAAATGGAAAAGTTGGAGAAGATGCAATAAAAGCAATAGAAGCAGTTAGATAG
- a CDS encoding LacI family DNA-binding transcriptional regulator, with translation MKRENTMITQKELAARLGVSRTTIARAINNSPNIKPETKEKILKLVKELGYEKNYVGSLLASKKKIVYSFIVESRNSYYTEQIKLGIKGARKEYKHYNLEIIEVVTNINKPMEQVLKLKKLLNSDKQIDGIIIIPLDKTKILELINPYLERIKFITVSVFLSKKIAYVGTDYQKCGRLAAELLTKTLNSNDKVLVIDNGDDNISSKYYLNGFLNRANNDKMNIVGPIKKNGVEESLQYLKTILKKENISSIFINRYAQDILLELSDNILKRQKNITTGIGNRIRKLIMERKILATVADDVYSTGYKACQLMVDMLYKEIGKNVKKIILEPQILLMENLK, from the coding sequence ATTAAAAGGGAAAATACTATGATAACACAAAAAGAACTTGCAGCCCGTTTGGGTGTTAGTAGAACAACCATAGCAAGAGCTATAAATAACAGTCCTAATATAAAACCTGAAACAAAAGAAAAAATTTTAAAACTTGTAAAAGAATTAGGCTATGAAAAAAACTATGTTGGTAGTTTACTTGCAAGTAAAAAAAAGATAGTTTACAGCTTTATAGTAGAATCAAGAAATAGTTACTATACAGAACAAATAAAACTTGGAATAAAAGGGGCAAGAAAAGAATATAAACACTATAATTTAGAGATTATAGAAGTAGTTACTAATATAAACAAACCTATGGAACAAGTTTTAAAATTAAAAAAATTATTGAATTCAGATAAACAAATAGATGGAATAATAATAATTCCATTGGATAAAACAAAAATTCTGGAATTGATTAATCCGTATTTAGAAAGAATTAAATTCATCACAGTAAGTGTTTTTCTATCTAAAAAGATAGCTTATGTGGGAACTGACTACCAAAAATGTGGTAGACTTGCAGCTGAATTATTAACAAAAACTTTAAATAGTAATGATAAAGTTTTAGTGATAGATAATGGAGATGACAATATATCATCTAAATATTATCTAAATGGTTTCTTGAACAGGGCAAATAATGACAAAATGAATATAGTTGGTCCTATTAAAAAAAATGGAGTGGAAGAATCTCTTCAATATTTAAAAACTATTTTAAAAAAGGAAAATATCAGTTCAATATTCATAAATAGATATGCTCAAGATATTTTATTAGAACTTTCTGATAATATTCTAAAAAGGCAAAAAAATATAACTACTGGTATAGGAAATAGAATAAGAAAATTAATAATGGAAAGAAAAATACTAGCAACTGTCGCTGATGATGTTTACAGTACAGGATATAAGGCTTGTCAGCTTATGGTGGATATGCTTTATAAAGAAATTGGAAAAAATGTTAAAAAAATAATTTTAGAACCACAAATTTTACTTATGGAAAATTTAAAATAA
- a CDS encoding cyclically-permuted mutarotase family protein produces MIKKIYCLLLLVFLSSFGYATQKTLSIENNRLVWDYAGSLPAQKGFDKNIGTAGLLQGIIGDYIVVGGGANFPEALEKGGKKVTHKDLYLLKDVNGKLKTIEQIQLDYPIAYGASVSVKEENAIYYLGGSPDSEHMRDVLKVTLKNGKLKTEIYAKLPLGFENGVAQYKDGKIYYGVGKIENSEGKNVNSNKFYVFDLKTKETKELAEFPGEARQQTVGQILNNKFYVFSGGSNISYVDGYAYDFKTDTWKKVADVVIDNEKILLLGANSIKISENKMLVIGGFNYKLWNEANYHLSNLKDEKLKAYKASYFGAEPQSYNWNRKILIFDATKNSWKSIGEVPFDAPCGAALLLMNNNIYSINGEIKPGVRTERMYKAYIISK; encoded by the coding sequence ATGATCAAAAAAATCTATTGCTTACTACTTTTGGTATTTTTATCTTCATTTGGATATGCAACTCAAAAAACTTTATCTATTGAAAACAATAGGTTAGTTTGGGATTATGCTGGTAGTTTACCTGCACAAAAAGGTTTTGATAAAAATATTGGAACAGCTGGCTTACTGCAAGGTATTATAGGAGATTATATTGTAGTTGGAGGTGGAGCTAATTTTCCAGAAGCATTAGAAAAAGGTGGAAAAAAAGTTACACATAAAGATTTATATTTATTAAAGGATGTAAATGGAAAATTAAAAACTATTGAACAAATACAATTAGATTATCCGATTGCCTATGGAGCTTCTGTAAGTGTAAAAGAAGAAAATGCTATCTATTATTTAGGAGGTAGCCCCGACAGTGAGCATATGAGAGATGTTTTAAAAGTTACTTTAAAAAATGGAAAATTAAAAACAGAAATTTATGCAAAATTACCCTTAGGTTTTGAAAATGGAGTAGCTCAATACAAAGATGGAAAAATTTATTATGGTGTTGGAAAAATAGAAAATTCTGAAGGAAAAAATGTAAATAGTAATAAGTTCTATGTTTTTGATTTAAAAACAAAAGAAACTAAAGAATTAGCTGAATTTCCTGGAGAAGCAAGACAACAAACTGTTGGACAAATTTTAAATAATAAATTTTATGTTTTTAGTGGAGGTTCAAATATTTCTTATGTAGATGGCTATGCCTATGATTTTAAAACAGATACCTGGAAAAAAGTAGCTGATGTTGTTATAGATAATGAAAAAATTCTATTATTAGGAGCTAATTCTATAAAAATATCTGAAAATAAAATGCTTGTTATAGGAGGTTTTAATTATAAATTATGGAATGAAGCAAATTATCATCTTTCTAATTTAAAGGATGAAAAATTAAAAGCCTATAAAGCTAGTTATTTTGGAGCAGAACCTCAATCATATAATTGGAATAGAAAAATTTTAATTTTTGATGCTACAAAAAATTCTTGGAAATCAATAGGTGAAGTGCCATTTGATGCACCTTGTGGAGCAGCTCTTTTATTGATGAATAATAATATCTACTCTATAAATGGTGAAATAAAACCAGGTGTTAGAACAGAAAGAATGTATAAAGCTTATATAATATCAAAATAA
- a CDS encoding MATE family efflux transporter, which translates to MFKKKIFKTIFKYAIPNVISMWIFTLYTMIDGVFISRFVGPTALAGVNLALPLINFIFSISIMVGVGSSTLIAIKFGENKYDEGNKIFTLATFLNLFLSIFISAIILLNIDRVIDVLGANKSQEIYKYVKEYLMVIVFFSVFYMSGYAFEIYIKIDGKPSYPAICVLVGGLTNLVLDYVFVVIFHYGVTGAAIATGISQVTSCTMLLFYIILKAKYVKFIKLNKINFEKISKIFKTGFSEFLTEISSGILILIYNLVILKKIGVLGVSIFGTVSYITSFITMTMIGFSQGIQPVISYYLGKKNHKNLKEILKISIIFLGLLGIFCFVFISLFSEYIGKIFFREQDMIFYVKEVLRVYSLSYLIIGINIFISAYFTAIKKVIYSALITFPRGILFNSILLLILPNIFGNKVIWIVSFLSEVLTIFICIYLLKKIKKEGILN; encoded by the coding sequence ATGTTTAAGAAGAAAATTTTTAAAACAATATTTAAATATGCCATCCCAAATGTTATTTCAATGTGGATATTCACACTTTACACTATGATAGATGGAGTATTTATAAGTAGATTTGTGGGTCCAACTGCACTTGCAGGAGTAAATTTAGCACTACCACTTATAAATTTTATATTTTCAATCTCTATAATGGTAGGGGTTGGTAGTTCCACTTTAATTGCAATAAAATTTGGAGAAAATAAATATGATGAGGGAAATAAAATTTTTACTCTTGCTACCTTTTTAAATTTATTTTTAAGTATATTTATTTCTGCTATAATACTTTTAAATATTGATAGAGTTATAGATGTTTTAGGTGCTAACAAAAGCCAAGAGATATATAAATATGTAAAGGAATATCTAATGGTAATAGTTTTTTTTAGTGTATTTTATATGTCTGGCTATGCCTTTGAAATATATATAAAGATAGATGGTAAACCTAGTTATCCAGCTATTTGTGTTTTAGTGGGAGGACTAACAAATTTAGTGTTAGATTATGTTTTTGTTGTTATTTTTCATTACGGAGTAACGGGAGCTGCAATAGCAACAGGAATATCCCAAGTAACAAGTTGTACTATGCTTTTATTTTATATTATTTTAAAAGCTAAGTATGTAAAGTTTATAAAATTAAATAAAATTAATTTTGAGAAAATATCTAAAATTTTTAAAACAGGATTTTCAGAGTTTTTGACAGAAATATCATCAGGAATTTTAATACTTATCTATAATCTTGTGATATTAAAGAAGATAGGAGTGCTTGGGGTTTCAATTTTTGGAACAGTCAGTTATATAACTTCATTTATAACTATGACTATGATAGGTTTTAGTCAAGGTATACAGCCTGTGATAAGTTATTATCTAGGTAAGAAAAATCATAAAAATTTAAAGGAAATTTTAAAAATATCTATCATATTTTTAGGTCTTTTAGGAATTTTTTGTTTTGTATTTATAAGTCTATTTTCAGAATATATAGGCAAAATATTTTTTAGAGAACAAGATATGATTTTCTATGTTAAAGAAGTTTTAAGAGTATATAGTTTATCTTATTTAATAATTGGAATAAATATCTTTATTTCAGCATACTTTACTGCAATAAAAAAAGTTATTTATTCAGCATTAATAACTTTTCCAAGGGGAATATTATTTAATAGTATTTTGCTCCTAATTTTACCAAATATCTTTGGGAATAAAGTGATATGGATAGTTAGTTTTTTAAGTGAAGTATTAACTATTTTCATTTGCATATATCTATTAAAAAAAATAAAAAAAGAAGGAATTTTGAATTAA
- a CDS encoding flavin reductase family protein: MKKRNLKGSVVLNPVPVVLITCKNLEGKDNVFTVAWVGTVCSKPPMLSISIRPERLSYDYIKETMEFTINLPTRKQTKEVDFCGVRSGRQIDKIKECGFNLQEGEKVKSSYIKECPVNIECKVKDIIELGSHDMFIAEVLCSHIDEDLFDEKDKIHFEKANLISYSHGEYFSLSKEAIGKFGYSVMKKKKKAKFIKK, translated from the coding sequence ATGAAAAAAAGAAATTTAAAGGGAAGTGTAGTTTTAAATCCAGTTCCAGTTGTGTTAATAACTTGCAAAAATTTAGAAGGGAAAGATAATGTCTTTACTGTTGCTTGGGTGGGGACAGTCTGTTCAAAACCACCTATGTTATCTATTTCAATAAGACCTGAAAGATTATCTTATGATTATATAAAGGAAACTATGGAATTTACAATAAATTTACCTACTAGAAAACAAACAAAAGAAGTTGATTTTTGTGGTGTTCGTTCAGGGAGACAAATTGATAAAATAAAAGAATGTGGTTTTAACTTACAGGAAGGAGAAAAAGTAAAATCTTCATATATAAAAGAATGTCCAGTAAATATAGAATGTAAGGTTAAAGATATTATTGAATTAGGAAGCCATGATATGTTTATAGCAGAAGTTTTGTGCTCTCATATTGATGAAGATTTATTTGATGAAAAAGATAAAATTCACTTTGAAAAAGCTAATTTAATTTCATATTCACATGGAGAATATTTTTCATTGTCTAAGGAAGCAATAGGAAAGTTTGGATATTCTGTGATGAAGAAAAAGAAAAAAGCTAAGTTTATTAAAAAATAA